GTTCAATAATCCTTTTTGATTTTATGGTTGGTCTGGCTTATCAGCCCCACTGCCCACACAGTGGAAAAGTAGTTGGTGACTCACCTCCTCAGGCAGTTGGGAGGAGCCACCATTGCAGGGCTAAGCAGTTTCTTGCATTTGGTCTACACTCACTGAATTACTTCCAGACCTCGTGCTGACTTGCACAAGAAGACGTGGAGCCCTGAAGACTTGGGAATCCTAAACATACACAAGGATCGaaagacacatttaaaagcTTGGAGAGAGCTTGAACTGCAGACAGTTGGCAGAACTTGTTTGGCAGGTTTTTGAATTTTAGTGTGAGAGGTGTTTTCCTCGTTCTTTCGGGAAGAGACACTTTGTCCAATGCATGTTTGAAAAGGATTTCTTACTTATTTGCTCCTTTGTTTGCTGATCAAATGGAATGGAACAACACAACCACGGGTCTCTACCAACAAATCGAAGACTGTGAAGCCACAAACAAGACTCTGTATAAATTTTATGCAGCTGTCATGATCATAATTTTCATCTTGGCTTTGCCTCTGAATGCGTCCGTCCTCCACCTCTTCATATTCAAGTTGAAGTTCTGGAAatccaacagcaacaacatctTCCTCTTCAACCTGGTGCTGGCCGACATTCTCCTGCTCTTCTGTTTGCCAATAAAGGCTCACAACTTCAtccagggagagaggaggagcggAAATGACACCGTTTGTAAAGCTATGCTCTTCATGCTGTTTTTGAATCGAGGAGCCAGCATTGCCTTCCTCACTGTGACGTCCATTGATCGATACTTCAACGTGGTGCATCCAGGTCGGAAGAATCTCCTGAGAGCTCTCAAGAAATCCCCTCAAATCTCTATCATcatctggctgctgctgctgcccctcACCATCCCCACCATGCTCAAGACCTTTGAATGCTGCAACAGCCACAGCAGCGGAGACGACACCTTAATAAAGGTAACGTCTGCATGAAGGTctaatttctttaaattgtCGCTGTGATTTAGGTAACTTGCCTTTGGAATTCTCCATCAATCTCAAAACTCTCCTAAAGTGAGTGAAATGAGAAGTGGATGATTCACCTTGGGCCATTGGGCCATTTGCATAatgtgaaaattattttgtaagaACTTGTGACTTTGTGACAGTTGTTTGTCCTAACTCAGTTATGGCCGTGTGGCAACATAAGACACTGTGTGGCAATGTCTTTTTAAGTCATTGATCCATCTTTCTCCTTCATGCAACACTTCACGCCAAGTCAAAACAGAACTATTTCGTTGGTAAGCCTAAAATAACGGAAGGGACAACGATATTGAGAGTAAAATTGCTCTACTTTCCTAAACAGACATCCACGCAGGGAGAACAGAGCACTGTGGGTATCACTGGAGCTCCACTAAGATAGAGCTTGTTTCCTCGGCTATTTTGCACTGACAGTGTTAAGACATATTAAACCTGGAATGTGTCAAACTTCACCAACGAATGACAGAGTAACagtttgtaaaaacaaaacaaaacaaaataaaataaaatatatatatataggaaatGAAATTTCTTCACTAATCTGGCACCTAATATAAGACTGCTTGCCTAATAATCACAAAAAAGGGAAGCACGTTTCATAATGGGACTATAATTTGAAGCCTGGTAGTAAAATGTTTCCTCACATGGATCTTTAGCCACCACTTGTGCTCAGACATCACTTCTCCATGTGGCCACATGTCCATCACACCGTCTCTGAATGTTGTCTGAGTGATTGGATGTCAAATGTGTCCTCAATACGTTTTGGGTGTGGTCACACCTGAACCGATGAATGATCTGAGACAGATCGTGTCAGAACAGAGCCTCATATTCATAAGTTTGACAATTAAGTGAAGAGGTAGATGGCAGCATTTGTATGAGATGACAAGAAGTGAATGAATCTGCACCTTGTTTTTCAGAAAGGTATAATGTAGTTTCTATCACACTATATTTGACACATAACGTTTCCTGTTACCGTTCGCATTCAGAGTTCACATTTCCGGTGGTTTTCTACCTTTATGGGTCATTAGCCTGAAAATAAGCAGTGACTTCTAGTTAGCAGCTCCACTAAAGAGTGTtatcatttacaaaaataagatgttttcaaatttcagtgaaaacaaaagataatAAGTCATGAGTTATGTCATAAATCCTCACATTTATGTGAAGTCTAACTTTAAGTACTGCACCAAACCAAACGGTCAGAACAAAACCAACAATAATTCTTCATTAACGCAGATCATGTGCCAGTTTCAACACACTTTCTTCTTCCAGCTCTGTGCTGTGCAGTGATTTACAGTAGAACAGTGGTTTTACTGTTGACTATGTACGGTCATCATATATAATTGTTAATGTATACTCAGGCCAACCAATCAAAAACAAGCATCTGTTGTTAATGTATATGAGCATTAAGctgttcctttttctgctttaagAGTTTGGTGGACAGTATGAGAGAGGCGGTCTTCTTCACTCAGATCATCATCCCCTTCATCATCCTGGTCTACTGCACCGTACGCATCGTCAACCGGCTCAGGAAGAAAACAGTCGGGGACAGGACCAAGTTAAAGAGAGCCGTATTTCTGGTGACGACCGTCATGGTGGtcttctccttctgcttcctgcCCTGCACCATCGCCAGGATGGTTCTGCTGATTGTCCGTGTCCAAGAGTTGCCTGAATACTATGAGGACAAAGCTGCCGTGGCCTTTGACGGCCTGATGGTCCTGTCCTACATGGACTGTCTGCTGGACCCGCTGGTCTACTGCTTCTGCAGCACGAAGTTTAAAGCGCTTTACCTCAATAATTACTGCCCCTTCTTGGTGAAACAATCGCCACTGCCAGTCGATAGctcaacaggaaacaacaacacaacacatgctACACGCAACGCTGTCATTTGAAGctgtttgctgtgttgtttccCTGTGTGGTGACAGTCCCTGAGACTGACAGTGTGCCCCAGAAACCTGCACGTTATAGAAGGGGGCTCAGAATGTGAAGTCTGACACACAGAAAATTATTGAAATGATTCTGAGTAAAGATGtacagaggcagaaaacaggaaggcctgtgttttcttttgtttgttttttaaaggaatgtctcctgtttttctgttgagCCTGGACAgcaacatgaaaatgtcaaagtcCTTTCAAGTGAAGCAACCTCATCTGTGAGATCGTGTCAGTCTCCCTCAGCCAAACAGCCCTAATTAAGACTGTGGTGAGAAATTACCAATCAAGAAGAACAGCTTTTCAAACAAACCAAGAGTAAAATTAATTGGTCAAAAATGTTATCTGTTCATgttcataaatgtattttgtgtatgTAATGGTTAATTCTATTGGTCGATAGAGGAAGCTGTTTGTTAATGTTGAACTGTATATcttgtttaaaatgtgaatatatgGTCGtatttatacagtaaatattttctgttgGGATCATTACTTATAAATCAGTTGGTAATAAAATTACAGAAAACTTTGCAAGTATGTTGAAAACTCTTCACAAATTTGTCCACTTGTGTGCCCTTGAATTTATCTTACAATGTAAATAATGAATCACTACTGTATCCTGACTAATAGTTCAGCCAAACAGTAATTTTATAACTTATGTGGAGGTTCATCGTCACCCTGATGACATCATAAATAGTAATACCTGAGTGAACATCTGATGATGCCGTCTTACTCTCATGCAAACCTTCTGTGTTAACGGTGCATCACTACTTTGAAACTAGGACTGCGGTTTCAATTGATGAAACAATGGAGGAGTACGATGAGACATGGACCATCTGGAATATGACACAACgttattttttaataaaggtcCATTTATTAGAAAACTAATAGGTTGGAGAGTGGAGAGTCAACTGAGGAAATTCCAAGAAAAGGAGTGGACTATCCACAGCAACAGCCTTATAGTGAAAGAAAGATTGTTATGACTGATGAGTGTTTCAACATGGCAACAAGACAAATGCCGACTTTTGACCCTGGATACCAAACACatatgtgtgaaaatgtaaacaaccACGTTGGACTCAAATGCCACATGTCAACATCTGCAAAGCGTACAATGtgtcagtgaatgaaaaatcaTCAAACATTTAGAGagtacagacaaaaacacacaactatcGGTTGGGAGGGTTCAACCTTTCACAGAAGTATTCATAGTATTTTATCCCTTGTTTAAAGTCAATGCGTGAGATGAAAGATCTATAAAGTGCGTTAGCACAGGAGGCAAAACTTCACTGTTTCCTTCatataaaaatctatttataaCTTATTCTAAATTCCTTCTACAGTCATTCAGGACGTGGGAGTCCAAAGGTGTTCAGTTGCGTGTTGGGACAAGATGCCCAGATGTGTCAGATCTGTAATAACATTACTAAAAGCTAAATGCTGTAATTTCTTTAGTTAGAGAGTGCAAAGAATGTTCCAGCAGACGTGTCTTTTGAATTTAGTGTAACTAAAAATTAATGTCAATATTCatgattgaaaataatttcaggttCATAAAACCTAATGAATTCTAAACATAGACACAATTATGGGCTCAAACAGCTTTTACAGTAAGTTGCTTGCTAAAAAAAATGGTATCAAAAATGGATAGCTGGCTGCAGGaagatataaaaagaaagagagtcAAGAGACAGATGGTGaccttttattattaaaataaaaagtgctctGAGAAGGAATTCTTTGGCCTCTGTATTGTTTGGGGTCGGCTGTGGACCGTGAGTCATAAAAGGTTGGGAACCACAGCTTTAGAAACCAGAACTGTAAGACACAATACAACTATTGCTCAACAGTGTGAGGTCAACATGAGTGTGTGGAGCAGAGAATGAATCTCCTTTGCAGGATGACACATAACGTCATATGCAGGTAGGTGTACGTAAAACAGTCTATTATCAGTTTTTACTGCTGtggatgtgtaaatatattttgatcttTGAATCCATTTCTGACAACTGAACTGATCTTTTTTCAGGTGAGAAAATTTTATGAAACTTTGGTCATTCATCTAACCTTCATTAAACCTTGTTCGAACTCTGTTCACACATAAACATTCCCaccatcatgtgttttaatCCAGTTACGCAATGTTGTGACTGCCATGAGTTTTTAAAATGGCTTAAAAACGGTTGCTCAAATGCAGGACTAATGAAAGAAAGGTAATAAACATCAGATATAGGCTGACAAGTTGCACTAGAGAAACCATAAAATCCAACTCCAGTTAACCACAAATAGAGCATGTTGGCTTAATTAACCAATCACAGAATGACAAGGAAAGCTGCAAGGGTTAGAGGTTACAGAACTGGTGCAGTTCAAGTTCTTGCAAAGAAAATGTTGCATGTTTGACTATTAACATAATGATTCTAACATCCTGTTGTTGGTTagtgaaatctgtttctgtttgcgcagattattttaaaataacaaattccAGTGATGACAGATGGGCCAGGATCTCCAGACATATGTTAGTATTAGTAGTTAAAGAGCAAAGTGAAGCTGTCACTGGATTTTAGTTTCAAGTATCAATGAGTAGACTTTTGTGTGAATATGAGGTGTTAAAATTTATAAATTACCTTTTCAAACCTCACACCTGGCAGgacatgacattttaaaatgaaatctggGTAagataatcttttttttttttttttttttttagtacatGGGCAAGGAAAAGTGATGATGATATGGTTTCGAGGGAGACAGAGTAGTTCTTACTGGGGCTGGAACATGTGGGGACGTGCCAAAGATGTTCAGGCTTGCTTCCATCTgatgaaactgttcaaactggGAGCTGTGGGCCGAAGAGGATggacagaacaaaaacaaaaatgagagaaaatttGTCAGTTGGCAGGGTTCAATTTTAATCTTTCGGCATCACTGCAACATACAATTTAAAAAGGACCAGGTTGTTCACACAGAGTTCTCAGTCTTCTGTGGCGAATGTAAGGAGATGCTTTCCAAGCATGTTTGTGCAATGTGATTGTGTACATGTAGTGGTGGTGGAGGCTTCAGAACAGTGTCACAATAGTGTAAACAGCAGATATTTGTTCCTCCTCAGCAGATAACTTTGAAAACAAAGTCAATCTTCATGCATGAAAAGTGACAAACTCAGGGCTTAAACAAAAGAATGCATCAAATTAAGAAAATTAGTCAAAATCAGTCATTAATTTAACTTGGATGGAACCCACAGAGCCACAAGAagaatatgcaaactctgcacagaaaggtccgAGACCCAGGGTTCAAACCAAGCACCTTCTTGCGGTGAGGCAAACACTGCCCACAACCTGTTTTTCTGCTAATTTGTCacgtttgaaaatgaaaatgaaagtgttacatttcatttttaatcaacCAAAGCTCTGTTAGTGCTGCTGGGATCAATTTAGATAAAGTTAATTTAAAGTTCCTCAGAGTTAATGGCAGGTCAGCACAGGCAGCGTACTTCTCCACCAACAGAACACACTGACAGGAAATGTCatatgagagacagaaaaaaactaagatTAGATTGTCAGATAAGATAATCTATTTCGTAGAGCTTCAGTgtctgaaaggaaaggaagttGAGCTCAAACCACTGCTCAAAGCCCTGTGATATCTGTGACAGACATGTCTTGTGCAAATGCTTGCTTAAAGACCTTGAGCTCTCTTCAACCAAAACCACTCACACCAAcagcaatttaaagtcaccaataaACCTAAATATGtcatctttggatggtgggaggaaaggcAGAGATGCAgaaaacatccaaactccatacagaagggcccaggctgggaactggacctgcgaccttcttgttgtggggcaacagcactaaccactatgcccccTGCTGCCCAGCGTACATTGTAAATTTAAACTGGAACAAAATATTACGTGATTGATGTTTGGATTTGTAAAGAGAATCTATCCTGGATTGTTTAAAATGGCTTGACTCATTGGAATGTCAGCCatatttttttgatatttaaatttgttccGATAGAGGTCAACTTGGTTGCAGGAACCCCGagctctgatgatgtcatcacacaCATCTCATGATCCTCCTGGACTCCCTCGATGATGTcatggagatcaaaggcatcaAAGGAACTTGTTCTATATAAATACCGGACAGAAACACTCTCAGTCCACAAAATCACGCACACAGCAAGTTCCTCACTACGACCAGACAGAGAAAGTTCTTCACTACGACCAGACAGAGAAAGTTCTTCACTACgaccagacagacaaagttCTTCACTACgaccagacagacaaagttCTTCACTACgaccagacagacaaagttCTTCACTACgaccagacagacaaagttCTTCACTACGACCAGACATCAGTCAAGCTCTCACTAAAACGCCTCAACCACTAGATCTTTGTTCATCTACGATGGAAGCAATTGCAAATTCAGCTGACAAGCATCCCAGACCAACTAAAATGCTGCATGCTCTCCGACTAGCCCTTATCGACTCAAAGAGCGAAAATGAGAAGCTGGCTGCGGAAATTGCAGCTCTGAAGGAGAAGTCCACCAGCCCTGATAAGagctgggagaaagaaaaggaggagttAATCAGTGAGAGGGACTTCTTGATTTCATCACTAAAAATGACCCAAGACAACTTTGACGCCCTCGTAGCAAATTTTGATTCTGCAAAAgccagagagcagctgcttcagaCCAACCACCAAGTGGTTAAGAAGCACCTGAAAGAGTCAGATGAGCGAGTCTTCctcttggaggaacagctcCGTCAAGCCAAGACTGAAGCAGAGAAGGCTCAACGCCAGTTGAATGCAGAAAGGGAAAATCAGCTGGCTGCAGAAATCACACCTGACGTTGTGAAAGCCACAGAGAAGCACATGCAGGACAAACATGAAGCAGTGGccaaaacattaaaagagacagaggagcagaTCCTACTTTTGGAGGAACAGCTCCGTAAGACCAAGACCGACGCAGAAAGGAAAAGTCGGGAGCTGGCTGCAGAAATCACAGCTCTGAAGGAGAAGCTCGCCACCAAAGAGAACagctgggagaaagaaaagatggagttAATCAAAGAGAGAGACTTCATCGAATCAAAGCTGAACTTCACCCAGGAGAGCATCcacaaaatgaaagacaacTTCATGGACATCACAAATGTcagagagaagcagatgcaGGACAAATATGAAGCGGtggcaaaaacattaaaaaagtcaGAAGACCAGGTCCTGctcttggaggaacagctcTGTAAAACCAAGACCGAGGCGGAGACGTTCCAAGGCcagatgagagcagagagggaaagagaaatcACGGCTTTCAATGAGAAAATAGCCACCTTAGAGAACAGTTGGGACAAAAAACATACGGAATTGATCAGTGAGAGAGACTTTATAGCTTTAACACTGAAGAAAAACGAGGAAAGCTTCAACAGTCTGGTAGAGAACTTTGACACCCTAAAAGCCAGAGAACAGCAAATCAGTGGAGATTTTGAAGTTGTCACCAAACAGCTGGAAGAGAAACACGAGCAATACATCAAACTGGCTGAACATCTCAGACTAACTGCGACCAGTGCAGAAGAGCTCTACAACAACGCACAGACAAATTATGTGGGGTTTCAAGAGGCTAAGGTCTATTTCGAAAACTACGTTGCTCAGTTAAATGCAGACTGGCAGAACAAAATAGCTCAGATCCAGTTTGCAGAAGCTGCTCAACGCAGTTTTCTTCAAGAATACTCTAACAATATGGTGGCACACATCACACGGGAGGCACAAGAATGCACTACCAGTGCCAAGAATGAAACTGTGAATATGGCCAATAAGAACTTCGAGTGCATGAAAAAAGTGAGAAACATGGAGGCCGAGCTCCACCAGAAGGAAAATGACTGGCAGGCAAAGTCTGACTCTCTGGAGGAAACTATCAGGCGTGCGATGCAAGAGatagagcagctgcagaacaacaaggcagagatggaggaggagtggcTCGCCAAACAGGAGGAATGGACAAAAAAGACCACCGCAATGGAGGAACACATCCATTGCATCTCTGTGTCGAACATCAAGCTTCGGAACCTGGCCTCAATGTCtgataaggaaaagaaaaaaatggaaaa
This genomic interval from Echeneis naucrates chromosome 24, fEcheNa1.1, whole genome shotgun sequence contains the following:
- the gpr31 gene encoding hydroxycarboxylic acid receptor 2, giving the protein MEWNNTTTGLYQQIEDCEATNKTLYKFYAAVMIIIFILALPLNASVLHLFIFKLKFWKSNSNNIFLFNLVLADILLLFCLPIKAHNFIQGERRSGNDTVCKAMLFMLFLNRGASIAFLTVTSIDRYFNVVHPGRKNLLRALKKSPQISIIIWLLLLPLTIPTMLKTFECCNSHSSGDDTLIKSLVDSMREAVFFTQIIIPFIILVYCTVRIVNRLRKKTVGDRTKLKRAVFLVTTVMVVFSFCFLPCTIARMVLLIVRVQELPEYYEDKAAVAFDGLMVLSYMDCLLDPLVYCFCSTKFKALYLNNYCPFLVKQSPLPVDSSTGNNNTTHATRNAVI